The following coding sequences are from one Lolium rigidum isolate FL_2022 chromosome 6, APGP_CSIRO_Lrig_0.1, whole genome shotgun sequence window:
- the LOC124658860 gene encoding uncharacterized protein LOC124658860, whose protein sequence is MATLGPKVAQLQSKACEATRFAAKQGSAYHRSLMERNKQYVVDPPTVEKCRELSKQLFYTRLASLPGRYESFWKEVDGAKLLLTNRKNLKVEDLGVAALFGIELYAWLCTGEIIGRGFTLTGYDV, encoded by the exons ATGGCGACTCTGGGGCCGAAGGTGGCGCAGCTGCAG TCCAAGGCGTGCGAGGCGACGAGGTTCGCGGCCAAGCAGGGGTCCGCCTACCACAGGTCGCTCATGGAGAGGAACAAGCAGTACGTCGTCGACCCGCCCACCGTCGAGAAGTGCCGGGAGCTCTCCAAGCAGCTCTTCTACACCCGCCTCGCCAG CCTTCCTGGCCGTTACGAGTCTTTCTGGAAAGAAGTTGATGGCGCAAAGCTCTTGCTGACAAACAGAAAGAACCTGAAGGTTGAGGATTTGGGGGTTGCTGCGTTGTTTGGCATTGAGTTGTATGCATGGCTTTGCACCGGTGAGATCATAGGTAGAGGATTTACCCTCACTGGGTACGATGTCTGA
- the LOC124665288 gene encoding NADH-quinone oxidoreductase subunit B 1-like — MALLPRTARLALLSAPRSYSAAASAAGAPPTAPAPYAGVPPPAAGSKAAEFVVSKVDDLMNWARRGSIWPMTFGLACCAVEMMHAGAARYDFDRFGVIFRPSPRQSDCMIVAGTLTNKMAPALRKVYDQMPEPRWVISMGSCANGGGYYHYSYSVVRGCDRIVPVDIYVPGCPPTAEALLYGVLQLQKKINRRKDFLHWWTK; from the exons ATGGCGCTGCTCCCGCGCACGGCGCGCCTGGCCCTGCTCTCCGCGCCGAGGTCCTActccgccgccgcgtccgccgcgggCGCCCCGCCGACCGCGCCGGCGCCGTACGCGGGCGTGCCCCCGCCGGCGGCGGGCTCCAAGGCGGCCGAGTTCGTCGTCTCCAAGGTCGACGACCTCATGAACTGGGCGCGCCGCGGATCGATCTGGCCCATGACCTTCGGCCTCGCCTGCTGCGCCGTCGAGATGATGCACGCCGGAGCCGCGCGCTACGACTTCGACCGATTCGGGGTCATCTTCCGCCCGTCCCCGCGGCAGTCCGACTGCATGATCGTCGCCGGCACGCTCACCAACAAGATGGCGCCAGCACTACGCAA GGTTTATGACCAGATGCCTGAGCCTCGATGGGTTATCTCTATGGGCAGCTGCGCCAATGGTGGTGGCTACTACCACTACTCCTACTCTGTTGTGCGTGGATGCGACCGTATTGTTCCTGTGGACATCTACGTGCCTGGATGCCCCCCAACTGCCGAGGCGCTACTGTATGGTGTTCTCCAGCTCCAAAAGAAGATCAACAGGCGCAAGGATTTCCTTCACTGGTGGACCAAGTGA
- the LOC124659575 gene encoding probable indole-3-pyruvate monooxygenase YUCCA10, with translation MEEVVVLIVGAGPAGLATAACLNQLSIPYVILERDDCSASLWRNRAYDRFKLHLAKEFCELPHMSYPVDAPTYIPKNQFIKYLDDYIEHFNIQPKYHTTVESCTYDENKECWSIVARDATKCTSVSYMAKFLVVASGENSAANIPMIPGLEGFPGVAIHSSNYKSGTQYSGKNVLVVGCGNSGMEIAYDLASHGANTSIVIRSPIHVMTKELIRSGMTLVQYLPLKVVDALLVMMAKFIFGDLSRHGITRPKIGPETGRSAVIDVGTAGLIKKGVIKVLGGITKISGKTVEFQGGNESSFDAIVFSTGYKSTVNNWLKGGESMLNNDGLPNKEFPNHWKGGNGLYCAGLARRGLAGIAMDARNIANDIKSTIDSIFN, from the exons ATGGAGGAGGTGGTAGTTCTGATTGTTGGAGCAGGACCGGCAGGCCTCGCGACAGCAGCGTGCCTTAACCAACTGTCCATCCCCTATGTCATCCTCGAGCGTGATGATTGTAGCGCGTCATTGTGGCGCAACCGTGCATATGATCGCTTCAAGCTGCATCTTGCCAAGGAGTTCTGCGAGTTACCACACATGTCCTATCCGGTAGATGCCCCCACTTACATACCAAAAAATCAGTTTATCAAGTACTTGGATGACTACATTGAGCATTTCAATATTCAGCCAAAATATCACACTACAGTCGAGTCATGTACATATGACGAAAATAAAGAATGTTGGTCCATCGTGGCACGAGATGCAACAAAGTGCACATCAGTCAGTTACATGGCAAAATTTCTGGTCGTCGCAAGTGGTGAGAATAGTGCAGCTAACATTCCGATGATTCCTGGACTAGAAGGCTTCCCAGGTGTAGCCATCCACTCGTCAAACTACAAGTCAGGCACACAATACTCTGGAAAGAATGTGTTGGTTGTTGGCTGTGGTAATTCTGGAATGGAGATTGCTTATGACCTTGCATCTCATGGTGCCAATACATCAATCGTCATACGAAGCCCG ATTCATGTAATGACAAAAGAATTAATCCGATCGGGGATGACACTAGTACAATATCTCCCACTGAAGGTTGTGGATGCTCTGCTTGTGATGATGGCAAAATTCATATTTGGTGACCTATCGAGGCATGGCATCACCAGGCCAAAAATAGGTCCAGAAACCGGACGATCCGCGGTGATTGATGTTGGTACTGCTGGgttaatcaagaaaggcgttattAAG GTACTAGGAGGAATTACCAAGATCAGTGGCAAAACAGTTGAGTTTCAAGGTGGGAATGAAAGCTCATTTGATGCGATTGTGTTTTCTACTGGATACAAAAGCACGGTCAATAATTGGCTCAAG GGTGGTGAGAGCATGTTGAATAACGATGGATTGCCAAACAAAGAATTCCCAAATCATTGGAAAGGTGGTAATGGGCTCTACTGTGCTGGGTTGGCAAGAAGAGGGTTGGCCGGTATTGCCATGGATGCTAGGAATATCGCCAATGACATTAAATCCACCATCGACTCTATCTTCAACTAA